In Deltaproteobacteria bacterium, the following are encoded in one genomic region:
- a CDS encoding helix-turn-helix transcriptional regulator, whose protein sequence is MGLPLALFAAMALLMGADIVGDLIGGSDAFHVSMELGVMAVSLVGVKTLWRRFIDERRRAAHERAALAAARDAARGEAQSWRREAETWRAEAQSVLRGMGEAIDRQFERWDLTGAEREVAMLMLKGLSHQEIASVRGTSERTARQQALAVYQKSGVSGRAELAAFFLEDMLLPANARSEET, encoded by the coding sequence ATGGGCTTGCCGCTGGCGCTTTTCGCGGCGATGGCGCTGCTCATGGGAGCGGACATCGTGGGAGATCTGATCGGCGGCTCCGATGCCTTCCATGTTTCGATGGAACTGGGCGTGATGGCCGTGTCTCTCGTCGGGGTGAAGACGCTGTGGAGGCGATTCATCGACGAGCGTCGCCGGGCTGCGCATGAAAGGGCGGCTCTGGCGGCGGCACGCGACGCTGCGCGGGGCGAGGCCCAGTCATGGCGTCGCGAAGCCGAGACGTGGCGCGCGGAAGCGCAGTCGGTGCTTCGCGGCATGGGCGAGGCGATCGACCGGCAATTCGAGCGATGGGATCTCACGGGTGCCGAGCGCGAGGTGGCGATGCTGATGCTGAAGGGCTTGTCGCATCAGGAGATCGCATCGGTTCGTGGGACCAGTGAACGCACTGCGCGCCAACAGGCGCTCGCGGTCTACCAGAAGTCCGGCGTGTCGGGGCGCGCGGAACTGGCGGCATTTTTTCTGGAGGACATGCTGCTTCCCGCGAACGCCCGATCGGAAGAAACGTAG
- a CDS encoding response regulator, which produces MKFGFTLFARIMIAFLVLAMLPVTVSSLLVVSTYEELLAELAGRIGDMAPGAFDASYATVREATILVSLIMLITVIVTVFGSLYLSRSISLPIRRLLHAFGQVARGDMEIRVPVRGNDEFTELGRGFNAMVRRLATFAREYEEYSVSLERHAAERTAELNLAYERLRRSTEQIEQANRLKSEFVANMSHELRTPLTAIQGYTDLAVDGIYGPLPDKLMSALEKIQANSRNRLRLINDVLDLSKIEAGRQDVYPDQFDVRELVEGVADDLRPLFDKKGLSLVVRMDGPVPSIHQDAGKLRQILINLLSNAMKFTERGGVTVTVREERDDHELRIEVADTGIGIEATQTHLVFEQFRQLDGGINRAHGGTGLGLALVRQLAELMGGEVGVVSEAGKGSTFWVQLPVRYDPAHALRLLRTRSRPTVLVIDDDPRTLSEISSFLDPAGFAIARCADAESGVDRARETQPAAVLVDEVMPGMDGWAFLKSMRADPMTAHIPVIMMGFGHGAKAALESGADDYWTRPSPRADRTVRLREIIERARDRTGGGSGDDGGQSDSVD; this is translated from the coding sequence GTGAAGTTCGGATTCACCCTTTTTGCACGGATCATGATCGCCTTCCTCGTCCTGGCGATGCTGCCGGTCACCGTGTCGTCGCTGCTCGTGGTGAGCACGTACGAGGAATTGCTCGCGGAACTCGCGGGCCGGATCGGCGACATGGCTCCGGGCGCTTTCGACGCCAGTTACGCGACCGTGCGCGAGGCGACGATTCTCGTCAGCCTCATCATGCTCATCACGGTCATCGTCACGGTTTTCGGCAGCCTCTACCTGTCGCGCTCCATCAGCCTGCCGATTCGCCGCCTCCTGCACGCCTTCGGTCAGGTCGCGCGCGGCGACATGGAGATCCGCGTGCCCGTGCGCGGAAACGACGAATTCACCGAGCTCGGCCGCGGATTCAATGCGATGGTGCGCCGACTCGCGACGTTTGCCCGCGAATATGAGGAATACAGTGTCTCTCTGGAGCGCCACGCCGCCGAGCGCACCGCGGAGCTGAACCTCGCCTACGAGCGTCTTCGCCGCTCCACCGAACAGATCGAGCAGGCCAACCGGCTCAAGAGCGAATTCGTCGCCAACATGAGCCACGAACTGCGCACGCCGCTCACGGCCATTCAGGGCTATACCGATCTCGCGGTCGACGGCATCTACGGCCCGCTGCCCGACAAGCTGATGTCCGCGCTCGAAAAAATCCAGGCCAACAGCCGCAACCGGCTGCGCCTCATCAACGACGTGCTCGACCTGTCGAAGATCGAGGCGGGCCGGCAGGACGTTTACCCCGATCAGTTCGACGTGCGCGAATTGGTCGAGGGCGTCGCCGACGATCTGCGTCCGCTTTTCGACAAAAAGGGGCTGTCCCTCGTCGTTCGCATGGACGGCCCGGTGCCGTCGATCCACCAGGACGCGGGAAAGCTCCGCCAGATTCTCATCAACCTGCTGTCGAACGCGATGAAATTCACCGAGCGCGGCGGCGTCACGGTCACCGTGCGCGAGGAGCGCGACGATCACGAACTGCGTATCGAGGTCGCCGACACGGGCATCGGAATCGAGGCCACGCAGACGCACCTTGTCTTCGAGCAGTTTCGCCAGCTCGACGGCGGCATCAACCGCGCCCACGGAGGCACGGGGCTCGGCCTCGCGCTGGTGAGGCAACTCGCCGAGCTGATGGGCGGCGAGGTCGGCGTGGTGAGCGAAGCGGGGAAGGGCAGCACGTTCTGGGTGCAACTGCCGGTGCGTTACGATCCCGCGCACGCGCTGAGGCTTCTACGCACGCGCTCACGCCCGACCGTGCTGGTGATCGACGACGATCCGCGGACGCTCTCGGAGATCTCTTCGTTTCTCGACCCCGCGGGGTTCGCCATCGCTCGGTGTGCGGACGCGGAAAGCGGTGTGGATCGCGCCCGCGAAACTCAGCCCGCGGCGGTCCTGGTCGACGAGGTGATGCCCGGAATGGACGGCTGGGCGTTCCTCAAGTCGATGCGCGCGGACCCCATGACAGCCCATATCCCGGTCATTATGATGGGCTTCGGTCACGGCGCGAAGGCGGCGCTCGAATCGGGCGCCGACGATTACTGGACCCGTCCGAGTCCGAGAGCGGATCGGACCGTGCGCCTGCGTGAGATTATCGAACGCGCGCGGGATCGGACCGGCGGGGGGAGCGGCGATGACGGCGGACAAAGCGATTCTGTTGATTGA
- a CDS encoding NAD(P)/FAD-dependent oxidoreductase yields MLDKGETNSRKPRVVIIGGGFAGLAAAKTLRRADAEVVVVDRNNYHLFQPLLYQVATAGLSPGNIAHPIRSILKKSRNTRVLMAQVREIDRARRAVVLDDGEIAYDHLIVAAGMVNHYFGRDEWASVSPALKDIRDALDIRLRILGAFEAAERETDAAARSALMTFVVVGAGPTGVELAGAIREIAGEVMVNEFRRIDTRAARVVLVEAADRVLPAFPEKLSDHARRSLDRLRVEMRTDTRVSEISAEGARIGDEWVAARTVLWTAGVKASPIAESLGVTLDRAGRVIVEGDLTAPGDERVYVIGDLAHVEQDGRVLPGMAPLAIQQGMHAARNILAALAGRPREPFVFRDKGQMATIGRGAAVADVFGLRFGGRLAWLAWLLIHITQLIGFENRLSVMLQWAYAYLAFQRSARLIIR; encoded by the coding sequence ATGCTGGATAAAGGTGAAACGAACTCGCGAAAGCCCCGCGTCGTCATCATCGGCGGCGGTTTCGCGGGGCTCGCGGCGGCCAAGACGCTGCGCCGCGCCGACGCCGAAGTGGTGGTCGTGGATCGAAACAACTACCACCTCTTCCAACCGCTGCTGTATCAGGTGGCCACGGCGGGCCTATCGCCGGGCAATATCGCGCATCCCATCCGCTCGATCCTGAAAAAATCTCGCAACACGCGCGTGCTGATGGCCCAGGTCCGCGAAATCGACCGCGCGCGCCGTGCCGTGGTGCTCGACGACGGCGAGATCGCATACGACCATTTGATCGTCGCGGCGGGCATGGTGAACCACTACTTCGGCCGCGACGAATGGGCATCCGTCTCCCCTGCGCTCAAGGACATTCGGGACGCGCTCGACATCCGGTTGCGCATTCTTGGCGCGTTCGAGGCCGCGGAGCGCGAAACGGACGCCGCCGCGCGCTCGGCGCTCATGACCTTCGTGGTGGTCGGCGCGGGGCCGACGGGGGTGGAACTCGCGGGGGCGATCCGGGAGATCGCCGGCGAGGTCATGGTGAACGAGTTCCGCCGCATCGACACGCGAGCCGCCCGCGTCGTGCTCGTTGAGGCCGCGGACCGCGTGCTCCCCGCGTTCCCCGAAAAACTTTCCGACCACGCACGGCGCTCGCTCGATCGACTGCGCGTCGAGATGCGCACCGACACGCGCGTGAGCGAAATCTCGGCCGAAGGCGCACGGATCGGCGACGAATGGGTCGCGGCGCGCACCGTGCTCTGGACGGCGGGCGTGAAGGCATCGCCGATCGCCGAATCGCTCGGCGTGACGCTCGACCGCGCCGGGCGCGTGATCGTGGAAGGCGATCTCACGGCGCCCGGCGACGAGCGCGTTTACGTGATCGGCGATCTCGCGCACGTCGAGCAGGACGGCCGCGTGCTGCCCGGCATGGCGCCCCTGGCGATTCAGCAGGGTATGCACGCCGCGCGCAACATTCTCGCCGCACTCGCCGGTCGGCCACGAGAACCCTTTGTTTTTCGCGACAAGGGGCAGATGGCAACGATCGGCCGCGGCGCGGCGGTGGCCGATGTGTTTGGACTGCGTTTCGGGGGTCGCCTCGCGTGGCTCGCGTGGCTGCTCATCCACATCACGCAGCTCATCGGCTTCGAGAACCGCCTGTCGGTGATGTTGCAGTGGGCTTACGCCTACCTCGCATTCCAGCGAAGCGCGCGGCTCATCATTCGGTAG
- a CDS encoding response regulator encodes MTADKAILLIDDSDDTLEILSAKLAHHGYAVETAADGETGLAMIRERRPSIVFCDIMLPRMDGWAVLAAVKSDPDIVDIPVVLMTAYTTIQFQGERAQALDYGAAEYLRKPFELGEMIELVKRLAG; translated from the coding sequence ATGACGGCGGACAAAGCGATTCTGTTGATTGACGACAGCGACGACACGCTCGAGATCCTGTCGGCGAAACTTGCGCACCACGGCTACGCCGTCGAAACCGCCGCCGACGGCGAAACCGGCCTCGCGATGATTCGCGAGCGGCGGCCTTCGATCGTGTTCTGCGACATCATGTTGCCCCGCATGGACGGATGGGCCGTTCTCGCCGCGGTGAAGTCCGACCCCGACATCGTCGATATACCCGTCGTGCTCATGACGGCGTACACGACCATCCAGTTTCAGGGCGAGCGCGCGCAGGCGCTGGATTACGGCGCGGCCGAGTACCTGAGAAAACCCTTTGAACTGGGTGAGATGATCGAGCTGGTGAAGCGGCTCGCGGGCTAG